A region from the Acyrthosiphon pisum isolate AL4f chromosome A1, pea_aphid_22Mar2018_4r6ur, whole genome shotgun sequence genome encodes:
- the LOC100165975 gene encoding protein TANC2 isoform X2 — protein sequence MITKSGVGGGARRPLKSGGGGSRGGHPRPVSSGLSFSVLDLAAIRKLLEEGDGDETCPSCGMPFDKGKKRKLIDSCGHERCYACMFRNEGCPLCATAATAVESSAKASKKSLTDEPIYVQNTRINRPRVKTNGHFSPYVQSRQGSQELSHSPSRLPRPNRNLEEVMTQSCPTPPQSRRKFFLSPKTIRNQWSMRSGSRSPSDNALSDDEGGNVKPRGSLNQRSCNSDTLYTRLGLLLSRDSNSRSFTEDVSLASVNSKPVSSNGSPVSTLTGSSETEHKAIKEQSSDSIGSLMSMSGQSNGSCSPLTRRHSVTTLQAGSVDDLRSFRTRRQPTRRSARSGTIKGPIDPKVRFAQYRTSPQQQQLQLQQQQQQQLLVLKPLFFEVPQQESDPLFLGREWLVQDISRAMLHAQSSGVAVTGLPGTGKTAFVLQLVEHSCFGRLKSNVSDVSASQSSIVSEDVKSLASRVVAYHFCQADNNSTCLIPEFVHSLAAQLCQAPQLNMYRQHVLTELNLQDSLSMRECIVDPDAAFTRGVLEPLNALSRLANTIGTGGLVIVIDGLCEAEYHRPDHGDTIASFLVKHMPKFPAWLKVIATLRTNLEDALPPLPLTKICVDVISANKENVIKDMMDYISFRVTNSASIQNNLIAGTTGQLKFCQHLQAASDGSFLFAKLTLDLIERGHLVAKSQSFKVLPVTLAQIYQLHFNLRFPTTSSFEKVADILSVCLAALYPLTILEIYYSVNSLNVDEFVSWEAFLQRFKLISGLLIKRLDNTYMFFHPSFREWLMRREDGESKKFVCDLRNGHSGIALRFSRLQAPLDSEKTLELGHHILKAHLYKNVTLRPLDGASSRDLQANWLASVSSSVSSALCSMRNTYAPNVKVSRLLLLAGASPDVRTDMLGRAPAICVYAHEGVYDMVAVLLEFGASVNVSNSQGRTPLWMAASRGHIDVVKLLIEAGASPGLTDSAGRCPLVEAAKNGRFNVVAYLSGCEWTVTDPRAEVDHADASQQALVQASGCGVDDVVEYLLDVAEVTVDGQDSLSGETALTLASSNGHKSTVVLLIDRGAQVSSANVKCMNALALAARDGQWEVVETLLHSGTHVDIVDSEQRTPLMMAASEDHSGIVELLLDSGADLSAEDRQGQTSLSWACLKGRVAIAQYLLDRGAPIDHADKSGKTALDLATLNGNPALVQLLLERGALIEHVDLYGMRPLDRAISCRNVPVVQNFLRRGAKLGPTTWNMASGKPDIMLVLLNKLLEDGNTLYRKGRLKEAAYRYTYALNKFPPENELDSTFKQLQINFYLNTSRCKRKLNEVHESVEFAEKVLKLKPTSFEAYYARAKALKDLRRYDDALTDIQEAVRLVPSGNSDIRHVLFRLKDDIQSKLALDHTALNQEIAGPSYL from the exons CTTCCAAGAAATCATTGACCGATGAGCCGATATACGTGCAAAACACGCGAATCAACAGACCAAGGGTCAAGACTAACGGACACTTTTCGCCCTACGTCCAA TCGAGACAAGGTTCACAGGAACTCAGTCATTCGCCTAGTAGGCTTCCCAGACCTAACAGGAACTTGGAAGAAGTCATGACCCAGA gTTGTCCAACTCCTCCACAGAGCAGAAGAAAATTTTTTCTCAGCCCGAAAACAATACGAAATCAGTGGTCCATGCGCAGTGGATCCAGGTCGCCATCGGACAACGCACTCTccg ACGATGAAGGCGGAAACGTGAAACCACGAGGATCGTTGAACCAGAGGAGTTGCAACTCGGACACTCTGTACACAAGATTGGGATTGCTGTTGTCGAGAGACAGCAATTCCAGATCATTTACGGAGGACGTGTCATTGGCGAGCGTCAACTCTAAGCCGGTGTCGAGCAACGGGAGCCCCGTGTCCACGCTCACGGGGTCCTCGGAGACCGAACACAAAGCGATCAAAGAACAATCGTCCGACAGCATAGGATCTCTCATGTCCATGTCCGGGCAGAGCAACGGGTCGTGTAGCCCTCTGACCAGAAGACATTCTGTAACGA CATTACAAGCGGGCTCTGTAGACGATTTACGTTCGTTTAGAACGAGGCGGCAGCCGACCAGGAGGTCCGCTAGATCCGGTACGATTAAGGGACCCATCGATCCCAAAG TGCGATTCGCCCAGTACAGAACGTCCCCGCAACAACAACAGCTCCAGcttcagcagcagcagcaacaacaactcCTCGTGCTGAAACCGCTGTTCTTCGAAGTGCCCCAACAAGAGTCAGACCCGTTGTTCCTTGGCCGTGAGTGGCTGGTCCAGGACATTAGCAGAGCGATGCTGCACGCCCAGTCGTCGGGCGTCGCGGTGACCGGGCTGCCGGGCACGGGCAAGACGGCGTTCGTCCTGCAACTTGTCGAGCACAGCTGTTTCGGCCGCCTGAAATCGAATG TGTCCGACGTGAGCGCGTCTCAGTCCTCGATCGTTTCTGAGGACGTCAAGTCCCTGGCCTCGCGCGTGGTCGCTTACCACTTCTGCCAAGCAGACAACAACAGCACGTGCCTCATACCCGAATTTGTACACTCGCTGGCGGCCCAGCTGTGCCAAGCACCCCAGCTGAATATGTACCGACAACACGTGCTGACAGAACTCAACCTTCAG GATTCACTTTCGATGCGTGAGTGCATCGTAGATCCCGACGCGGCATTCACGAGAGGTGTCCTGGAACCGTTGAACGCACTCAGTCGACTTGCCAACACGATCGGCACTGGTGGTCTAGTGATCGTCATTGATGGCTTGTGCGAAGCCGAATATCATCGGCCCGATCACGGAGACACGATCGCTTCGTTTTTAGTGAAGCACATGCCGAAGTTTCCGGCTTGGCTCAAAGTCATCGCTACATTGAGAACCAACCTGGAAGACGCGTTACCACCGTTGCCGTTGACAAAAATTTG tgTGGACGTAATCTCTGCGAACAAAGAAAATGTGATAAAAGACATGATGGACTACATCAGTTTCCGAGTTACCAACAGCGCCAGTATTCAGAACAACTTGATAGCTGGCACAACGGGACAGCTGAAGTTCTGCCAACACTTGCAAGCCGCCAGCGACGGATCGTTTCTTTTCGCTAAACTCACCTTGGACCTGATCGAGAGAGGACATCTGGTGGCCAAGTCCCAAAGCTTCAAGGTGTTGCCGGTGACGTTGGCTCAGATATATCAGCTCCATTTCAACCTGAGGTTCCCAACGACCAGCTCGTTTGAAAAGGTCGCAGACATTTTGAGCGTATGCCTCGCTGCGCTCTACCCGTTGACGATTTTGGAAATTTACTATTCGGTTAACTCGCTGAACGTCGACGAATTCGTTTCGTGGGAAGCGTTCTTGCAGAGGTTTAAG TTGATCTCAGGACTGCTCATAAAACGACTGGACAACACTTATATGTTCTTCCACCCGTCGTTCAGAGAATGGCTTATGAGACGCGAAGACGGCGAGTCGAAGAAGTTCGTGTGCGATTTAAG AAACGGACATTCGGGAATCGCCTTACGGTTTTCGAGACTCCAGGCGCCGCTGGATAGTGAAAAGACTCTGGAACTGGGCCATCACATCCTGAAAGCCCATCTGTACAAGAACGTGACACTGCGACCTCTGGACGGCGCGTCGTCCAGGGACCTGCAGGCCAATTGGTTGGCGTCCGTGTCGAGCAGCGTGTCGTCCGCCCTGTGCTCCATGCGCAACACGTACGCGCCAAACGTCAAAGTGTCGAGGCTGCTGTTGCTCGCGGGCGCGTCGCCGGACGTCCGGACGGACATGCTGGGACGGGCGCCGGCCATTTGCGTTTACGCTCACGAGGGCGTCTACGACATGGTGGCGGTGCTGTTGGAGTTCGGTGCTTCCGTGAACGTGTCCAACAGCCAAGGCCGGACACCGCTGTGGATGGCCGCGAGCCGGGGTCACATCGATGTGGTCAAACTGTTGATCGAAGCAGGCGCGTCGCCCGGGCTCACGGATTCGGCTGGCAG GTGCCCGCTAGTAGAAGCTGCAAAAAATGGCCGTTTCAACGTTGTGGCATACCTGTCGGGCTGTGAGTGGACCGTGACCGACCCGAGAGCGGAAGTCGACCACGCGGACGCCTCGCAGCAGGCCCTGGTCCAAGCATCCGGATGCGGGGTGGACGACGTAGTTGAATATCTGCTGGACGTGGCCGAGGTCACCGTGGACGGGCAGGACAGCCTGTCGGGAGAGACGGCTCTGACTTTAGCATCGTCCAACGGTCACAAGTCTACCGTGGTACTGTTGATCGACCGTGGCGCCCAGGTTTCGTCGGCTAATGTGAAG TGTATGAATGCCCTGGCACTGGCTGCTCGCGACGGCCAATGGGAAGTGGTCGAGACGCTATTGCACAGTGGCACCCACGTCGATATCGTCGACTCTGAACAAAGGACACCATTAATGATGGCCGCATCCGAGGACCATTCTGGTATCGTTGAACTTCTCCTCGACAGTG GTGCTGATTTGAGTGCTGAAGATCGCCAGGGACAGACTTCATTGAGTTGGGCTTGTCTGAAAGGACGAGTAGCTATTGCCCAATATCTACTAGATCGTGGAGCACCCATTGATCATGCAGATAAGTCGGGAAAAACTGCTCTTGATTTGGCAACTTTAAACGGAAATCCGGCCTTAGTACAG cTTTTATTAGAAAGAGGTGCGTTGATTGAACATGTTGACCTTTATGGAATGCGTCCTTTAGACAGAGCAATCAGTTGTAGAAATGTACCAGTGGTGCAAAACTTTTTGAGACGAGGTGCTAAGCTTGGCCCGACAACGTGGAATATGGCATCAGGAAAACCAGATATAAT GTTGGTTTTGCTCAACAAGCTTTTGGAAGATGGAAACACATTGTACAGAAAAGGAAGATTAAAGGAGGCCGCCTATAGATACACATACGCTCTGAATAAATTTCCACCAGAAAATGAACTAGACTCGACGTTTAAACAACTTCAGATTAACTTCTATCTGAACACTTCCCGTTGCAAAAGGAAGTTGAAC gAAGTCCACGAGTCTGTTGAGTTTGCAGAAAAAGTATTGAAGCTGAAACCAACATCGTTTGAAGCATATTACGCCAGGGCCAAAGCTCTGAAAGACCTGAG gagaTATGATGATGCGTTAACAGACATCCAAGAAGCTGTGAGACTGGTACCGTCTGGAAATTCGGACATTAGACATGTTCTGTTCAGACTCAAGGATGACATACAAAGCAAATTGGCTTTGGACCATACTGCGCTCAATCAAGAGATCGCCGGACCTTCCTACCTCTGA
- the LOC100165975 gene encoding protein TANC2 isoform X3, giving the protein MITKSGVGGGARRPLKSGGGGSRGGHPRPVSSGLSFSVLDLAAIRKLLEEGDGDETCPSCGMPFDKGKKRKLIDSCGHERCYACMFRNEGCPLCATAATAVESSAKASKKSLTDEPIYVQNTRINRPRVKTNGHFSPYVQSRQGSQELSHSPSRLPRPNRNLEEVMTQSCPTPPQSRRKFFLSPKTIRNQWSMRSGSRSPSDNALSVMSASTSTVTSTDQRRWSSVVLGKIRSLWSLRDDEGGNVKPRGSLNQRSCNSDTLYTRLGLLLSRDSNSRSFTEDVSLASVNSKPVSSNGSPVSTLTGSSETEHKAIKEQSSDSIGSLMSMSGQSNGSCSPLTRRHSVTMRFAQYRTSPQQQQLQLQQQQQQQLLVLKPLFFEVPQQESDPLFLGREWLVQDISRAMLHAQSSGVAVTGLPGTGKTAFVLQLVEHSCFGRLKSNVSDVSASQSSIVSEDVKSLASRVVAYHFCQADNNSTCLIPEFVHSLAAQLCQAPQLNMYRQHVLTELNLQDSLSMRECIVDPDAAFTRGVLEPLNALSRLANTIGTGGLVIVIDGLCEAEYHRPDHGDTIASFLVKHMPKFPAWLKVIATLRTNLEDALPPLPLTKICVDVISANKENVIKDMMDYISFRVTNSASIQNNLIAGTTGQLKFCQHLQAASDGSFLFAKLTLDLIERGHLVAKSQSFKVLPVTLAQIYQLHFNLRFPTTSSFEKVADILSVCLAALYPLTILEIYYSVNSLNVDEFVSWEAFLQRFKLISGLLIKRLDNTYMFFHPSFREWLMRREDGESKKFVCDLRNGHSGIALRFSRLQAPLDSEKTLELGHHILKAHLYKNVTLRPLDGASSRDLQANWLASVSSSVSSALCSMRNTYAPNVKVSRLLLLAGASPDVRTDMLGRAPAICVYAHEGVYDMVAVLLEFGASVNVSNSQGRTPLWMAASRGHIDVVKLLIEAGASPGLTDSAGRCPLVEAAKNGRFNVVAYLSGCEWTVTDPRAEVDHADASQQALVQASGCGVDDVVEYLLDVAEVTVDGQDSLSGETALTLASSNGHKSTVVLLIDRGAQVSSANVKCMNALALAARDGQWEVVETLLHSGTHVDIVDSEQRTPLMMAASEDHSGIVELLLDSGADLSAEDRQGQTSLSWACLKGRVAIAQYLLDRGAPIDHADKSGKTALDLATLNGNPALVQLLLERGALIEHVDLYGMRPLDRAISCRNVPVVQNFLRRGAKLGPTTWNMASGKPDIMLVLLNKLLEDGNTLYRKGRLKEAAYRYTYALNKFPPENELDSTFKQLQINFYLNTSRCKRKLNEVHESVEFAEKVLKLKPTSFEAYYARAKALKDLRRYDDALTDIQEAVRLVPSGNSDIRHVLFRLKDDIQSKLALDHTALNQEIAGPSYL; this is encoded by the exons CTTCCAAGAAATCATTGACCGATGAGCCGATATACGTGCAAAACACGCGAATCAACAGACCAAGGGTCAAGACTAACGGACACTTTTCGCCCTACGTCCAA TCGAGACAAGGTTCACAGGAACTCAGTCATTCGCCTAGTAGGCTTCCCAGACCTAACAGGAACTTGGAAGAAGTCATGACCCAGA gTTGTCCAACTCCTCCACAGAGCAGAAGAAAATTTTTTCTCAGCCCGAAAACAATACGAAATCAGTGGTCCATGCGCAGTGGATCCAGGTCGCCATCGGACAACGCACTCTccg TAATGTCAGCGTCGACATCAACAGTAACTTCTACGGATCAGCGGCGATGGTCTTCGGTGGTGTTGGGCAAGATTAGATCTCTGTGGTCGTTGAGAG ACGATGAAGGCGGAAACGTGAAACCACGAGGATCGTTGAACCAGAGGAGTTGCAACTCGGACACTCTGTACACAAGATTGGGATTGCTGTTGTCGAGAGACAGCAATTCCAGATCATTTACGGAGGACGTGTCATTGGCGAGCGTCAACTCTAAGCCGGTGTCGAGCAACGGGAGCCCCGTGTCCACGCTCACGGGGTCCTCGGAGACCGAACACAAAGCGATCAAAGAACAATCGTCCGACAGCATAGGATCTCTCATGTCCATGTCCGGGCAGAGCAACGGGTCGTGTAGCCCTCTGACCAGAAGACATTCTGTAACGA TGCGATTCGCCCAGTACAGAACGTCCCCGCAACAACAACAGCTCCAGcttcagcagcagcagcaacaacaactcCTCGTGCTGAAACCGCTGTTCTTCGAAGTGCCCCAACAAGAGTCAGACCCGTTGTTCCTTGGCCGTGAGTGGCTGGTCCAGGACATTAGCAGAGCGATGCTGCACGCCCAGTCGTCGGGCGTCGCGGTGACCGGGCTGCCGGGCACGGGCAAGACGGCGTTCGTCCTGCAACTTGTCGAGCACAGCTGTTTCGGCCGCCTGAAATCGAATG TGTCCGACGTGAGCGCGTCTCAGTCCTCGATCGTTTCTGAGGACGTCAAGTCCCTGGCCTCGCGCGTGGTCGCTTACCACTTCTGCCAAGCAGACAACAACAGCACGTGCCTCATACCCGAATTTGTACACTCGCTGGCGGCCCAGCTGTGCCAAGCACCCCAGCTGAATATGTACCGACAACACGTGCTGACAGAACTCAACCTTCAG GATTCACTTTCGATGCGTGAGTGCATCGTAGATCCCGACGCGGCATTCACGAGAGGTGTCCTGGAACCGTTGAACGCACTCAGTCGACTTGCCAACACGATCGGCACTGGTGGTCTAGTGATCGTCATTGATGGCTTGTGCGAAGCCGAATATCATCGGCCCGATCACGGAGACACGATCGCTTCGTTTTTAGTGAAGCACATGCCGAAGTTTCCGGCTTGGCTCAAAGTCATCGCTACATTGAGAACCAACCTGGAAGACGCGTTACCACCGTTGCCGTTGACAAAAATTTG tgTGGACGTAATCTCTGCGAACAAAGAAAATGTGATAAAAGACATGATGGACTACATCAGTTTCCGAGTTACCAACAGCGCCAGTATTCAGAACAACTTGATAGCTGGCACAACGGGACAGCTGAAGTTCTGCCAACACTTGCAAGCCGCCAGCGACGGATCGTTTCTTTTCGCTAAACTCACCTTGGACCTGATCGAGAGAGGACATCTGGTGGCCAAGTCCCAAAGCTTCAAGGTGTTGCCGGTGACGTTGGCTCAGATATATCAGCTCCATTTCAACCTGAGGTTCCCAACGACCAGCTCGTTTGAAAAGGTCGCAGACATTTTGAGCGTATGCCTCGCTGCGCTCTACCCGTTGACGATTTTGGAAATTTACTATTCGGTTAACTCGCTGAACGTCGACGAATTCGTTTCGTGGGAAGCGTTCTTGCAGAGGTTTAAG TTGATCTCAGGACTGCTCATAAAACGACTGGACAACACTTATATGTTCTTCCACCCGTCGTTCAGAGAATGGCTTATGAGACGCGAAGACGGCGAGTCGAAGAAGTTCGTGTGCGATTTAAG AAACGGACATTCGGGAATCGCCTTACGGTTTTCGAGACTCCAGGCGCCGCTGGATAGTGAAAAGACTCTGGAACTGGGCCATCACATCCTGAAAGCCCATCTGTACAAGAACGTGACACTGCGACCTCTGGACGGCGCGTCGTCCAGGGACCTGCAGGCCAATTGGTTGGCGTCCGTGTCGAGCAGCGTGTCGTCCGCCCTGTGCTCCATGCGCAACACGTACGCGCCAAACGTCAAAGTGTCGAGGCTGCTGTTGCTCGCGGGCGCGTCGCCGGACGTCCGGACGGACATGCTGGGACGGGCGCCGGCCATTTGCGTTTACGCTCACGAGGGCGTCTACGACATGGTGGCGGTGCTGTTGGAGTTCGGTGCTTCCGTGAACGTGTCCAACAGCCAAGGCCGGACACCGCTGTGGATGGCCGCGAGCCGGGGTCACATCGATGTGGTCAAACTGTTGATCGAAGCAGGCGCGTCGCCCGGGCTCACGGATTCGGCTGGCAG GTGCCCGCTAGTAGAAGCTGCAAAAAATGGCCGTTTCAACGTTGTGGCATACCTGTCGGGCTGTGAGTGGACCGTGACCGACCCGAGAGCGGAAGTCGACCACGCGGACGCCTCGCAGCAGGCCCTGGTCCAAGCATCCGGATGCGGGGTGGACGACGTAGTTGAATATCTGCTGGACGTGGCCGAGGTCACCGTGGACGGGCAGGACAGCCTGTCGGGAGAGACGGCTCTGACTTTAGCATCGTCCAACGGTCACAAGTCTACCGTGGTACTGTTGATCGACCGTGGCGCCCAGGTTTCGTCGGCTAATGTGAAG TGTATGAATGCCCTGGCACTGGCTGCTCGCGACGGCCAATGGGAAGTGGTCGAGACGCTATTGCACAGTGGCACCCACGTCGATATCGTCGACTCTGAACAAAGGACACCATTAATGATGGCCGCATCCGAGGACCATTCTGGTATCGTTGAACTTCTCCTCGACAGTG GTGCTGATTTGAGTGCTGAAGATCGCCAGGGACAGACTTCATTGAGTTGGGCTTGTCTGAAAGGACGAGTAGCTATTGCCCAATATCTACTAGATCGTGGAGCACCCATTGATCATGCAGATAAGTCGGGAAAAACTGCTCTTGATTTGGCAACTTTAAACGGAAATCCGGCCTTAGTACAG cTTTTATTAGAAAGAGGTGCGTTGATTGAACATGTTGACCTTTATGGAATGCGTCCTTTAGACAGAGCAATCAGTTGTAGAAATGTACCAGTGGTGCAAAACTTTTTGAGACGAGGTGCTAAGCTTGGCCCGACAACGTGGAATATGGCATCAGGAAAACCAGATATAAT GTTGGTTTTGCTCAACAAGCTTTTGGAAGATGGAAACACATTGTACAGAAAAGGAAGATTAAAGGAGGCCGCCTATAGATACACATACGCTCTGAATAAATTTCCACCAGAAAATGAACTAGACTCGACGTTTAAACAACTTCAGATTAACTTCTATCTGAACACTTCCCGTTGCAAAAGGAAGTTGAAC gAAGTCCACGAGTCTGTTGAGTTTGCAGAAAAAGTATTGAAGCTGAAACCAACATCGTTTGAAGCATATTACGCCAGGGCCAAAGCTCTGAAAGACCTGAG gagaTATGATGATGCGTTAACAGACATCCAAGAAGCTGTGAGACTGGTACCGTCTGGAAATTCGGACATTAGACATGTTCTGTTCAGACTCAAGGATGACATACAAAGCAAATTGGCTTTGGACCATACTGCGCTCAATCAAGAGATCGCCGGACCTTCCTACCTCTGA